A single genomic interval of Alistipes provencensis harbors:
- a CDS encoding FAD-dependent oxidoreductase, translating into MRKNLIIMLLFLIGGLDAVAGSLFVEAESFSDKGGWVVDQQFTDLMGSPYLLAHGAGTPVAPARTDITIPGDGVYQVWVRTYNWTAPWTSQPGPGKFRVRIGRKLLAETVGDTGSGWEWQNAGKIRLRKGPTSLALEDLTGFDGRCDAVYLTDRPGDVPPADIEELAAFRREASGAGAPREERFDFVVVGGGIAGMCAAVSAAREGCGRVALVNDRPVLGGNNSSEVRVHLGGYIETGRYPMLGRMIREFGHTKAGNAQPASNYEDDSKQRFIDGEQNVTLLAPYRAVEVRMEGRKIAAVLVRHIETGEEIWLDAPIFSDCTGDGTIGYMAGADYRMGRESRAEFGEPLAPETADSMVMGSSVQWYSAKVDKAHAKFPEFSYGVVFDEENSEKVNFGEWKWETGLNRNQITEAERIRDYGLLVIYSNWSFLKNHYSQKEKFADRNLDWVGYIAGKRESRRLLGDYILKQDDIDKDVFHEDGSFTTSWAIDLHFPDKTNAARFPEDPFKAATVHNWIKPYAVPYRCLYSRNVENLFMAGRNISVTHVALGTVRVMRTTGMMGEVVGMAAAICHRHGCLPRAVYTDYLQELRDSMAKGAYDPDAKLNNQKFNHPNTILDVPAGISGHR; encoded by the coding sequence ATGAGAAAGAATCTGATTATCATGCTGCTGTTTTTGATCGGCGGCCTCGATGCGGTCGCCGGCTCCCTCTTTGTCGAGGCCGAAAGTTTCTCCGACAAAGGCGGATGGGTCGTCGACCAGCAGTTTACCGACCTGATGGGATCGCCCTATCTGCTGGCGCACGGCGCGGGAACGCCCGTCGCTCCGGCCCGAACGGACATTACGATCCCCGGGGACGGAGTCTATCAGGTGTGGGTGCGGACCTACAACTGGACGGCTCCGTGGACCTCGCAGCCCGGGCCCGGAAAGTTCCGGGTGCGCATCGGCCGCAAACTGCTCGCGGAGACCGTCGGCGATACGGGCAGCGGCTGGGAGTGGCAGAACGCCGGTAAGATCCGGCTCCGCAAGGGGCCGACTTCGCTGGCGCTCGAAGACCTGACGGGCTTCGACGGCCGCTGTGACGCCGTATACCTCACCGACCGTCCCGGCGATGTGCCGCCCGCTGACATCGAGGAACTTGCGGCGTTCCGCCGGGAGGCGTCCGGAGCGGGCGCCCCGCGCGAGGAGCGTTTCGACTTCGTGGTGGTCGGCGGAGGCATTGCGGGCATGTGCGCTGCGGTGAGCGCCGCTCGTGAAGGGTGCGGACGCGTGGCGCTGGTCAACGACCGTCCCGTGCTCGGCGGCAACAACAGCTCGGAGGTGCGCGTGCATCTGGGCGGCTACATCGAGACGGGCCGCTATCCGATGCTGGGCCGCATGATCCGCGAATTCGGCCACACGAAGGCCGGGAACGCGCAGCCGGCGTCGAACTACGAGGACGACAGCAAACAGCGATTCATCGACGGAGAGCAGAACGTGACGCTGCTGGCCCCGTACCGCGCCGTCGAGGTGCGTATGGAGGGACGGAAGATCGCGGCCGTGCTCGTCCGCCACATCGAGACGGGCGAGGAGATATGGCTCGACGCGCCGATCTTTTCGGACTGCACGGGCGACGGGACGATCGGCTATATGGCCGGGGCCGATTACCGCATGGGACGCGAGTCCCGCGCGGAGTTCGGCGAGCCGCTGGCTCCCGAAACCGCCGACAGCATGGTGATGGGCTCTTCGGTGCAGTGGTACTCGGCGAAGGTGGACAAGGCACATGCGAAATTCCCCGAGTTCTCGTACGGCGTGGTCTTCGACGAGGAGAACAGCGAGAAGGTGAACTTCGGCGAGTGGAAATGGGAGACGGGGCTGAACCGCAACCAGATCACCGAGGCCGAGCGAATCCGTGACTACGGTCTGCTGGTGATCTATTCGAACTGGAGTTTCCTGAAGAACCATTACTCGCAGAAGGAGAAGTTCGCCGACCGCAATTTGGACTGGGTGGGCTACATTGCCGGCAAGCGCGAATCGCGCCGCCTGCTGGGCGACTACATCCTCAAGCAGGACGATATCGACAAGGATGTCTTCCACGAGGACGGTTCGTTCACGACGAGCTGGGCCATCGACCTCCACTTCCCCGACAAGACGAATGCCGCCCGGTTCCCCGAGGACCCGTTCAAGGCCGCGACCGTTCACAACTGGATCAAACCCTACGCCGTGCCTTACCGCTGTCTCTATTCGCGCAATGTGGAGAACCTCTTTATGGCCGGACGCAATATCAGCGTCACGCATGTGGCACTCGGTACGGTGCGCGTCATGCGCACGACGGGCATGATGGGCGAGGTGGTCGGCATGGCGGCGGCGATCTGCCACCGTCACGGCTGTCTGCCCCGCGCGGTCTACACCGACTATTTGCAGGAGCTCAGGGACTCGATGGCCAAGGGCGCCTACGATCCCGATGCAAAACTCAACAACCAAAAATTCAACCATCCCAACACGATACTCGACGTACCCGCCGGTATCTCGGGACATAGATAA
- a CDS encoding SusE domain-containing protein has protein sequence MKTIYKLMALLPVVCGFTACEDDVDNAESRHNFVIGIEASAETLILNEAEENETALNISWTPAADYGEDYIVTYEYKISVVGSKADAITEYEDTGFFEREYTNADLQDLIVNKFGMLTSSYSDVRFTITAKFDGPRLIVPDEASVTVRVKTYGAKQFEADELYMNGSAFEAPVQLTASETNARLYVWTGALKAGTIYFPVVYGDENNVIVPASGLNTDITEVPMDATVVGADENYGTWKISAADDYRVTVNFDTKTVTIIPTSSIVEIDKIYLGGSAAPEAELEVAQTLEDASVYAYRGELKAGNLYLPILFNEKTEMSFVPASGDDIHDGQASSYVQVATSAAQAGKHWTIPADGTYRIVIDLTAKTITFRSAANDLKNTEVSFNKTYDNDGTPAQNPYTMEVTELWMYGTFNNYGTDSGFFVGFQSKYTLKQSLANPNIFVYKGSVLPRNTANDDNNKGAGAPAKAQTATVNFKVNRWNNNVFCYGSTADAKRNDHSGYVDAVLNKSETIAGGQGDNRYAFFRIPEGCNYVVVDIEKMTVVFDKRE, from the coding sequence ATGAAGACGATATATAAACTGATGGCGCTTCTGCCCGTGGTCTGCGGATTTACGGCCTGCGAAGACGATGTGGACAACGCCGAATCACGACACAACTTCGTGATCGGCATCGAGGCTTCGGCCGAGACCCTGATCCTGAACGAAGCGGAGGAGAACGAAACCGCCCTCAACATCTCGTGGACGCCTGCGGCCGATTACGGCGAGGACTACATCGTGACCTACGAATACAAGATTTCGGTGGTGGGCAGCAAGGCCGATGCCATTACCGAATATGAGGACACCGGCTTCTTCGAGCGGGAATACACCAACGCCGATTTGCAGGACCTGATCGTCAACAAGTTCGGGATGCTGACCAGCTCGTACAGCGACGTCAGGTTCACCATCACGGCGAAGTTCGACGGACCGCGGCTCATCGTTCCCGACGAGGCTTCGGTGACGGTCCGCGTGAAGACCTACGGGGCCAAGCAGTTCGAGGCCGACGAGCTCTACATGAACGGTTCGGCGTTCGAGGCGCCCGTACAGCTCACGGCATCGGAGACCAATGCACGCCTTTATGTCTGGACGGGAGCCCTCAAGGCGGGTACGATCTACTTCCCGGTGGTTTACGGCGATGAGAACAACGTCATCGTGCCGGCTTCGGGTCTGAATACGGACATCACCGAGGTGCCGATGGATGCCACGGTCGTCGGTGCCGACGAGAACTACGGAACTTGGAAGATTTCCGCTGCCGACGATTACCGCGTTACGGTGAACTTCGACACCAAGACCGTGACGATCATCCCCACGTCGAGCATCGTCGAGATCGACAAGATCTACCTCGGCGGTTCGGCGGCTCCGGAGGCCGAGCTTGAGGTCGCACAGACGCTCGAAGACGCATCGGTATACGCATACCGCGGTGAGCTGAAGGCCGGTAACCTCTATCTGCCGATCCTCTTCAACGAGAAGACCGAGATGTCGTTCGTGCCGGCTTCGGGCGACGACATCCACGACGGACAGGCTTCGTCCTATGTACAGGTAGCCACCTCGGCGGCACAGGCCGGCAAGCACTGGACGATCCCCGCCGACGGCACCTACCGAATCGTCATCGACCTGACGGCCAAGACGATTACGTTCCGCTCGGCGGCCAACGACCTGAAGAATACGGAGGTTTCGTTTAATAAGACCTATGATAACGACGGTACTCCCGCTCAGAACCCGTATACCATGGAAGTAACCGAGTTGTGGATGTACGGAACGTTCAACAACTACGGCACGGATTCGGGCTTCTTCGTGGGCTTCCAGTCGAAGTACACGCTCAAGCAGTCGCTTGCCAACCCCAATATCTTCGTCTACAAGGGTTCGGTGCTGCCGCGCAACACGGCCAACGACGACAACAACAAGGGTGCGGGAGCTCCGGCCAAGGCGCAGACTGCGACCGTGAACTTCAAGGTCAACCGCTGGAACAATAACGTATTCTGCTACGGCTCGACTGCCGATGCCAAGCGCAACGACCACTCGGGTTATGTCGACGCCGTGCTCAACAAATCGGAAACGATCGCCGGAGGTCAGGGAGACAACCGTTATGCGTTCTTCCGGATTCCCGAAGGATGCAACTACGTCGTGGTCGACATCGAGAAGATGACCGTCGTATTCGACAAGAGAGAGTAA
- a CDS encoding RagB/SusD family nutrient uptake outer membrane protein, with protein sequence MNTRKTYIGIIAGLGLMAAGCTSMDITPKDQGNSASWYSTEVELQLAVNEFYILGYWNRPLESSEQWTDNTTYRQQNRAAGSGGSVLDGTMTGSMWEVYSLWQQDYKLISRANTLLENIHRAEENGVNPAAIKRFKAEAYFARACKYAELLFFFGDLPYMDKYMTISEAEAIGRKPKEEIIPLVYDDFDEAIDGLPVSWGAEHAHPTKGAAMAMKARFALYMGDWEIAAKAAKDCMDLNVYSLASDYGSVFLQSTGVIPEKVFAIPRSIENSVTLDEWFVKNGLPRNAGGYGSYNPSWDLLAAYLCTDGLPIDESPLFNPQKPFENRDPRCTATIVEFGTEHVGFIYDPSPAATKVLNTKTGAMQSNNDSRAVAQYASFNGLVWRKGIDQSWVDNFPKVAPDYIIMRYADVLLMYAEAKIELNEIDDSVLDAINTVRARAYGVKAGDTSLYPAVTSKDQTTLRRTVRLERRVELAMENLRLQDLMRWRLAEKALNGYNYIYLYPASECKEKLVDKNLWPWPSTPQIDENGLADFSPWVTAGQVMYGAKRIFPEHQYLWPIPTYDRELCPNLEDNPGY encoded by the coding sequence ATGAACACAAGAAAAACATATATCGGCATCATCGCAGGTCTGGGTCTCATGGCTGCGGGATGCACGTCGATGGATATCACGCCGAAGGATCAGGGCAACAGCGCATCGTGGTATTCGACCGAGGTCGAGCTGCAGTTGGCTGTCAACGAGTTCTACATCCTCGGTTACTGGAACCGCCCGCTCGAGAGCAGCGAGCAGTGGACCGACAACACCACCTATCGTCAGCAGAACCGTGCGGCCGGCAGCGGCGGATCGGTGCTCGACGGTACGATGACCGGTTCGATGTGGGAGGTTTACTCCCTGTGGCAGCAGGACTACAAGCTCATCTCGCGCGCCAACACGCTGCTCGAGAACATTCACCGCGCAGAGGAAAACGGGGTCAATCCCGCCGCGATCAAGCGCTTCAAGGCCGAGGCCTATTTCGCCCGCGCCTGCAAGTATGCCGAGCTGCTGTTCTTCTTCGGCGATCTGCCCTACATGGACAAGTACATGACCATCAGCGAGGCTGAAGCCATCGGCCGCAAACCCAAGGAGGAGATCATTCCGCTGGTGTACGACGATTTCGATGAGGCCATCGACGGCCTTCCGGTATCGTGGGGCGCAGAGCATGCCCATCCCACCAAAGGCGCCGCCATGGCGATGAAGGCCCGGTTCGCGCTCTACATGGGCGACTGGGAGATCGCCGCCAAGGCCGCCAAGGACTGCATGGACCTCAATGTCTACTCGCTGGCATCGGACTACGGCAGCGTGTTCCTCCAGTCTACGGGCGTGATTCCCGAGAAGGTATTCGCAATTCCCCGTTCGATCGAGAACAGCGTGACGCTCGACGAGTGGTTCGTGAAGAACGGACTGCCGCGCAACGCCGGCGGTTACGGCTCCTACAACCCTTCGTGGGACCTGCTCGCCGCCTATCTCTGCACCGACGGACTGCCCATCGACGAATCGCCGCTGTTCAATCCGCAGAAGCCGTTCGAGAACCGCGACCCGCGCTGTACGGCTACGATCGTGGAGTTCGGGACGGAGCACGTCGGGTTCATCTACGATCCGTCGCCCGCCGCCACCAAGGTGCTCAACACCAAGACGGGCGCCATGCAGTCGAACAACGACAGCCGCGCCGTGGCGCAGTACGCCTCGTTCAACGGACTGGTGTGGCGCAAGGGCATCGACCAGAGCTGGGTCGACAATTTCCCCAAAGTCGCCCCCGACTATATCATCATGCGCTATGCCGACGTGCTGCTGATGTACGCCGAGGCCAAGATCGAGCTCAACGAAATCGACGACTCGGTTCTCGACGCCATCAATACCGTGCGGGCGCGCGCCTACGGCGTGAAAGCCGGCGACACGTCGCTCTATCCCGCCGTTACGTCCAAAGATCAGACGACCCTGCGCCGCACGGTGCGCCTCGAGCGCCGCGTCGAGCTGGCCATGGAGAATCTCCGTCTGCAGGACCTGATGCGCTGGCGTCTGGCCGAGAAAGCCCTGAACGGTTACAACTACATCTACCTCTATCCCGCTTCGGAGTGCAAGGAGAAACTCGTGGACAAGAACCTGTGGCCGTGGCCTTCGACGCCCCAGATCGACGAGAACGGTCTGGCCGACTTCTCGCCGTGGGTGACGGCAGGGCAGGTCATGTACGGTGCGAAGCGCATTTTCCCCGAGCACCAGTATCTGTGGCCCATCCCGACCTACGACCGCGAGTTGTGCCCCAACCTCGAGGATAACCCGGGTTATTAG
- a CDS encoding SusC/RagA family TonB-linked outer membrane protein, protein MRRFILVLCTLCAFPVIASAQALPVSGVVSDENGAPLLGVTVFEKDGRNGTATNTEGRYSMNVKKGVTLVFSYIGYETYECPYNGETTLNVTLKPDAKLMDEVVVIGYGAVKKKDLTGSVSAIKGDDLVARQTTTLSTALQGSVSGLLVTRDSGAPGASGTIKVRGITTMGDNNPLIIVDGSPCDNIDYVNANDVESVSVLKDAAAASIYGSKAAAGVILITTKRGAKERTNLTYNGEVGWEVPTMQPDMVGVTRYMEMYNELLYNDNPAAGFFQQYSSDQVKNWISYNKTNPNQYPLTDWKSLIMKDSALKHKHNVSISGGTDLVRTKVSFSYDDVDGLYGERKYQRMMLRANNDATIVKDKLFATVDINIRRGKNITPNFSPFDMMRKMPAIYAATWDDGRIAEGKSGANPYGLLVGGGNAKAWSTQVGGRASLEYKPVKGLSIQAVVSPFINYSKTKTFRPAVWYTLADDPETIGGYLDSGSSWSTNKLTEQRNDNYNVTSQVIANYIASFGRNGNHNLNVMVGYENYLMKSESLSAARDNFEFTQYPYLNVGSEDYQTNSGTGTEYTSNSVFGRIMYDYDGRYLLQANVRHDGSSRFAKKYRWGTFPSFSAGWVVTREKFMEGTESWLDFMKVRASWGMLGNERIGSNYFPYLALMTFNDVLFYDKDGNVVSDKSAAQRALAVEDITWETTTSTDIGVDLGLFRNRLSVNFDYYWKETKDMLLTINIPYIMGYNNPSSNAGTMKTNGYDIEVGWRDQVGDFSYGVSVNFSDFKSKVTDMNGSEQINGSRINRPGCYFNEWYGYVSDGIYQTQEEVDNSATYNSSVKVGDIRYKDISGPDGVPDGKINSDDKVPLGNSLPRWQYGGTVNLGWKGIDFSMAFQGIGRRTSYMATEMVQPIRDNYGNIPAIIDGKYWSPFNTDEQNRNAKYPRLSNTGKSNNYQTSDFWLFNGGYFRLKNVTLGYTLPRKWTQKIRMSNVRLYVSASDLFCISDYPKGWDPEMGVTSYPITTSILVGLSLKL, encoded by the coding sequence GTGCGCAGGTTCATACTTGTCCTTTGCACGTTGTGTGCCTTCCCGGTCATTGCATCCGCACAGGCACTGCCCGTGTCGGGAGTCGTCAGCGATGAGAACGGAGCGCCCCTCCTCGGCGTCACCGTTTTCGAGAAGGACGGCCGGAACGGTACGGCCACCAACACCGAGGGCCGTTACTCGATGAACGTGAAGAAAGGCGTCACGCTCGTCTTTTCGTACATCGGCTACGAGACCTATGAATGTCCCTACAACGGGGAAACTACGCTGAACGTCACGCTCAAGCCGGACGCCAAACTGATGGACGAGGTCGTGGTGATCGGCTACGGCGCCGTCAAGAAGAAGGACCTTACGGGTTCGGTGTCGGCGATCAAGGGCGACGACTTGGTGGCACGTCAGACCACCACGCTTTCGACGGCGTTGCAGGGCTCGGTTTCGGGTCTGCTCGTGACGCGCGACAGCGGTGCGCCGGGCGCTTCGGGTACGATCAAGGTGCGCGGTATCACGACCATGGGCGACAACAACCCGCTGATTATCGTCGACGGAAGCCCCTGCGACAACATCGACTATGTCAATGCCAACGACGTGGAGAGCGTATCGGTGCTGAAAGACGCTGCCGCCGCCTCGATCTACGGTTCGAAGGCCGCTGCCGGCGTGATCCTGATCACCACCAAGCGCGGCGCCAAGGAACGGACGAACCTCACCTACAACGGCGAGGTGGGCTGGGAGGTTCCCACCATGCAGCCCGACATGGTCGGCGTGACCCGTTACATGGAGATGTACAACGAGCTGCTCTACAACGACAACCCCGCAGCCGGATTTTTCCAGCAGTACTCGTCGGATCAGGTCAAGAACTGGATCAGCTACAACAAGACCAATCCCAACCAGTATCCGCTGACCGACTGGAAGAGCCTGATCATGAAGGATTCGGCCCTCAAGCACAAGCACAACGTCTCGATCAGCGGCGGTACGGACCTCGTGCGGACGAAGGTGTCGTTCTCCTATGACGACGTCGACGGTCTCTACGGCGAGCGCAAGTACCAGCGCATGATGCTGCGCGCCAACAACGACGCCACCATCGTCAAGGACAAGCTCTTCGCCACGGTCGACATCAACATCCGCCGCGGAAAGAACATCACCCCGAACTTCAGTCCGTTCGACATGATGCGCAAGATGCCCGCCATCTATGCGGCCACATGGGACGACGGACGCATCGCCGAGGGTAAATCGGGCGCCAACCCCTACGGTCTGCTCGTAGGCGGCGGCAACGCCAAGGCATGGAGCACCCAAGTCGGCGGCCGCGCTTCGCTGGAGTACAAGCCGGTCAAGGGGCTGAGCATTCAGGCCGTCGTTTCGCCGTTCATCAACTACAGCAAGACCAAGACCTTCAGACCGGCCGTATGGTACACGCTGGCCGACGACCCCGAGACGATCGGCGGATACCTCGACTCGGGTTCGAGCTGGAGCACCAACAAGCTGACCGAGCAGCGCAACGACAACTACAACGTCACCAGCCAAGTCATTGCCAACTATATAGCCTCGTTCGGACGCAACGGCAACCACAACCTCAACGTGATGGTCGGCTACGAGAACTACCTCATGAAGAGCGAGTCGCTGAGCGCCGCCCGCGACAACTTTGAGTTCACGCAGTATCCCTACCTGAACGTCGGTTCGGAGGACTACCAGACCAACTCGGGAACCGGTACGGAGTACACCTCGAACTCGGTGTTCGGGCGTATCATGTACGATTACGACGGCCGTTATCTGCTGCAGGCAAACGTCCGCCACGACGGTTCGTCGCGTTTCGCGAAAAAATACCGCTGGGGTACGTTCCCCTCGTTCTCGGCCGGCTGGGTCGTGACCCGCGAGAAATTCATGGAGGGAACCGAATCTTGGCTGGACTTCATGAAGGTCCGCGCATCGTGGGGTATGCTGGGTAACGAGCGCATCGGCAGCAACTATTTCCCCTATCTGGCCCTGATGACCTTCAACGATGTCCTGTTCTACGACAAGGACGGCAACGTCGTGTCGGACAAGTCGGCCGCACAGCGCGCGCTGGCCGTGGAGGACATTACATGGGAGACCACCACTTCGACCGACATCGGCGTCGATCTGGGTCTTTTCCGCAACCGCCTGTCGGTGAATTTCGACTACTACTGGAAGGAGACGAAGGACATGCTCCTGACGATCAACATCCCCTACATCATGGGATACAACAACCCCAGCTCCAACGCCGGAACGATGAAGACCAACGGTTACGACATCGAGGTCGGCTGGCGCGATCAGGTGGGCGACTTCAGTTACGGAGTGAGCGTGAACTTCTCGGACTTCAAGTCGAAGGTGACGGACATGAACGGCTCGGAGCAGATCAACGGCAGCCGGATCAACCGTCCGGGATGCTACTTCAACGAGTGGTACGGCTATGTTTCGGACGGGATCTACCAGACGCAGGAGGAGGTCGACAATTCGGCGACCTACAATTCGAGCGTCAAGGTCGGCGACATCCGCTACAAGGATATTTCGGGTCCCGACGGCGTGCCCGACGGCAAGATCAACTCGGACGACAAGGTGCCCCTCGGAAACTCGCTCCCCCGCTGGCAGTACGGCGGTACGGTCAACCTCGGATGGAAGGGCATTGACTTCTCGATGGCGTTTCAGGGCATCGGCCGGCGGACCAGCTACATGGCGACCGAAATGGTACAGCCCATCCGCGACAACTACGGCAATATTCCGGCCATCATCGACGGCAAGTACTGGAGTCCGTTCAACACCGACGAACAGAACCGCAATGCCAAGTATCCGCGTCTGAGCAACACCGGAAAGAGCAACAACTACCAGACTTCGGACTTCTGGCTCTTCAACGGCGGTTACTTCCGACTGAAGAACGTGACCCTCGGCTACACGCTGCCCCGGAAATGGACGCAGAAGATCCGCATGAGCAACGTTCGGCTCTATGTGAGCGCATCGGACCTGTTCTGCATCAGCGATTATCCCAAAGGCTGGGACCCCGAAATGGGTGTAACGTCGTATCCTATCACGACTTCGATCTTGGTAGGTTTGTCTCTCAAACTCTAA
- a CDS encoding DUF4832 domain-containing protein, with product MTALLLFVLMAWMLPSHAKPAKTLRFEADTVRVLRNPLNGWVMYLNRNWDGDFWEKAGYDAMKTSDGSVVKVSDYASTAYLRTSWASLEPEEGHYAWRDKNSRIWRLFKALRDRDMRIALRIVVDGRDQGQNTPMYVIDAGAEYYSSGKGVHKSPYPDDPVFQEKYAKFITALAEDFNDPDHVDFIDAFGLGKWGESHAMIYKDAANKVPVFEWLTSLYSSTFTKVPLVIHYHRKLADTNKDSWGDVAPETERLIDIAISKGYCLRHDAFGMHDYYQDWEKEFARKWNFRLPILMEGGWITAAHHRYWIDSSGKYREGHSEDVRRGEYEASKEAHVNMMDLRINDEVASWFSLAFDLVKGFVAEGGYRLYPSEVSVPERVRRGADVRVRSVWNNIGWGYCPTNLPQWNQCYKVAFALLDADQKPAYVFTDYRSDLSKWIKGTPVAYETPISLDGVAKGTYTWATGLVDTRKEKTVGLEIAVDERLLAPGKWLKLGRVEIR from the coding sequence GTGACTGCTTTGCTCCTTTTCGTGCTCATGGCGTGGATGCTTCCGTCGCATGCCAAACCGGCGAAAACGCTCCGGTTCGAAGCCGATACGGTCCGGGTGCTCCGGAATCCGCTCAACGGTTGGGTCATGTATCTCAACCGCAACTGGGACGGTGATTTCTGGGAAAAGGCCGGTTACGACGCGATGAAAACCTCCGACGGGAGCGTCGTCAAGGTGTCGGACTACGCATCGACGGCCTATCTGCGCACGAGCTGGGCGTCGCTCGAACCCGAGGAGGGCCATTACGCATGGCGCGACAAGAACTCGCGTATCTGGCGGCTCTTCAAGGCGCTCCGCGACCGCGACATGCGCATCGCCCTGCGTATCGTCGTGGACGGCCGTGACCAAGGCCAGAACACGCCGATGTACGTCATCGACGCCGGCGCCGAGTATTACTCTTCGGGCAAGGGCGTCCACAAGTCGCCCTATCCCGACGATCCCGTCTTTCAGGAGAAATACGCCAAATTCATCACGGCGCTGGCCGAGGATTTCAACGATCCGGACCATGTGGACTTCATCGACGCCTTCGGACTGGGTAAATGGGGCGAATCGCACGCGATGATCTACAAGGATGCGGCCAACAAGGTGCCCGTATTCGAGTGGCTCACGTCGCTCTATTCCTCGACCTTCACCAAAGTGCCGCTGGTCATCCACTACCACCGCAAACTGGCCGATACCAACAAGGACAGTTGGGGCGACGTGGCTCCCGAGACCGAGCGCCTCATCGACATCGCCATCAGCAAGGGCTACTGCCTGCGTCACGACGCCTTCGGCATGCACGACTACTATCAGGATTGGGAGAAGGAGTTCGCCCGCAAGTGGAACTTCCGCCTGCCGATCCTCATGGAGGGCGGCTGGATCACGGCGGCGCACCACCGCTACTGGATCGATTCGAGCGGCAAGTACCGCGAGGGACACTCCGAGGACGTGCGCCGCGGCGAGTACGAGGCGTCGAAAGAGGCCCATGTCAACATGATGGACCTGCGCATCAACGACGAGGTGGCTTCGTGGTTCTCGCTGGCGTTCGATCTGGTGAAGGGCTTCGTGGCCGAGGGCGGCTACCGCCTCTATCCGAGCGAGGTGAGCGTTCCCGAGCGCGTGCGCCGGGGGGCCGACGTCAGGGTCCGCAGCGTGTGGAACAACATCGGCTGGGGCTACTGCCCGACCAACCTGCCGCAGTGGAACCAGTGCTACAAGGTGGCGTTCGCCCTGCTCGACGCCGACCAGAAGCCGGCATATGTGTTCACGGACTATCGGTCCGACCTCTCGAAGTGGATTAAGGGCACTCCCGTGGCGTATGAAACGCCGATCAGTCTCGACGGCGTCGCCAAGGGAACCTACACTTGGGCGACCGGACTGGTCGACACCCGCAAGGAAAAGACCGTCGGCCTTGAGATCGCCGTCGACGAGCGGCTGCTGGCACCCGGCAAATGGCTCAAACTCGGTCGGGTGGAGATCCGATAG